Proteins encoded in a region of the Buteo buteo chromosome 11, bButBut1.hap1.1, whole genome shotgun sequence genome:
- the TERB1 gene encoding telomere repeats-binding bouquet formation protein 1 isoform X9, translated as MENQKVQKKQCDMKTDLNLLLECLKYQMDCPVSQKEALITIYSICQQNSEASEYFREIGGLMFINDLAKSSVHCIVKEAALFTLGIIIESNVYCQQTLCTSALFEDLILLLMNKDSGVNLKRMSVYVILVLVSNNKSGQTYVRDTGCIGLLLRLFRTTLSTSEMNLSGENTNECYQLWSSVCSALCACVNNPQNEDNQNICCSVFPYAREWLESCTEPEIVRPICSFVGLTVANNSYVQKYFVSVGGLDTLAKVLINLMHDSSMSHSSTKLAVVVTKTLDACIANDSAMGVVLTKYHTVSELLKLLSNDTLDTGEKISIILTIGHCTEVCEENQRELLQNNGLPLMIQVLTESQDEELNKAATFVLQNCKQMTEQLSLKINDNSLNVNNAEELDVQVRKRSLQDYWKKAKEIFHRINLIEKEHSEEAVQGRVFVGRSSEANIEASKYHEVNPADSKTYTERTHKEIHCRQLTSELDDQVLAPSVDSSPLKNEIMNTMDPVNASTRQSEQSNIPCSVNELQTDSVLQSHNINEKTACVKNQFILQVSEHLFKQPAEIVKNMKQTCRPDQHSFYSEINKEEKSTSTTSASHKTADLRCLGCTARGLSFNSKTFTKMLQSCPHQCDRHKVILEAEERYKKELRQSAVCNNSRYVTHEKLVLTPVKKERLHTEITNSRSKKDSFQSILLTPIRKNKSNTSNRDEHSKNTRLTDDYNLIPTYEK; from the exons ATGGAAAATCAAAAGGTGCAGAAAAAACAGTGTG ATATGAAAACAGATCTGAACTTACTCCTTGAATGCCTTAAATACCAGATGGACTGCCCTGTATCTCAGAAAGAGGCTTTGATCACTATTTATTCAATTTGTCAACAAAACA gTGAAGCAAGTGAATATTTTCGAGAAATTGGTGGTTTGATGTTTATAAATGATCTTGCAAAGTCAAGTGTTCATTGCATAGTAAAGGAAGCAGCTTTGTTTACATTAGGAATTATAATAGAGAGTAATG tTTATTGTCAACAAACTTTGTGTACCTCTGCATTGTTTGAAGACCTCATTTTATTGCTAATGAATAAGGATTCTGGTGTGAACTTGAAAAGAATGTCTGTTTATGTCATCTTAGTACTGGTTTCAAATAACa AAAGTGGGCAAACCTATGTCAGAGATACAGGCTGCATTGGTCTTCTGCTACGGTTATTCAG AACAACACTTTCCACATCTGAGATGAATCTGTCAGGTGAAAATACTAATGAGTGCTATCAGCTGTGGTCTTCAGTCTGCAGTGCTCTCTGTGCTTGTGTTAACAATCCTCAGAATG aaGATAATCAAAACATTTGCTGTTCAGTTTTTCCATATGCCAGAGAGTGGCTCGAAAGTTGCACAGAGCCTGAGATAGTTCGTCCTATTTGTTCATTTGTTGGTCTCACAGTTGCAAATAACT catatgtgcagaaatattttgtttctgttggaGGATTGGATACATTAGCTAAAGTTCTCATCAATCTTATGCATGATTCCTCTATGAGTCACTCAAGCACAAAACTTGCAGTAGTGGTAACAAAGACTCTGGATGCCTGCATTGCTAATGACT CTGCCATGGGTGTTGTCTTGACAAAGTATCACACTGTGTCAGAGCTACTGAAGTTGCTGTCCAATGACACTCTGGATACTGGAGAAAAAATTAGTATTATTCTAACAATTGGGCACTGTACTGAAGTTTGTG aagaaaaccaGCGTGAACTGCTCCAGAACAATGGTCTTCCACTTATGATTCAGGTATTAACTGAGTCTCAGGATGAGGAACTAAACAAAGCTGCTACTTTCGTGCTACAAAACTGCAAACAAATGA ctGAACAATTGTCCCTGAAAATAAATGATAATTCATTAAATGTGAACAATGCAGAAGAGTTGGACGTGCAGGTCAGAAAAAGAAGTCTACAAGActactggaagaaagcaaaagaaatttttcacagAATAAACTTGATTGAAAAAGAACACAGTGAG GAAGCAGTACAAGGAAGAGTATTTGTAGGCAGATCTTCAGAAGCCAATATTGAAGCATCAAAGTACCATGAAGTGAATCCTGCTGATTCAAAAACTTATACAGAAAGAACacataaagaaatacattgtCGACAGTTAACCTCTGAGTTAGATGATCAGGTTCTTGCTCCATCTGTAGATTCTTctccactgaaaaatgaaataatgaacaCTATGGATCCAGTAAATGCTTCTACTAGACAAAGTGAACAGAGTAATATTCCATGTTCAGTTAATGAACTGCAAACAGACAGTGTACTTCAAAGCcacaatataaatgaaaaaactGCTTGTgtaaaaaatcagtttattctTCAAGTAAG TGAACACTTATTTAAACAACCAGCAGAGattgttaaaaatatgaaacagaCATGCAGACCAG ATCAACATTCATTCTACTCAGAGataaacaaggaagaaaaaagtacttCAACTACATCTGCATCCCATAAAACGGCAGATTTAAGATGTTTAG gttgtACAGCACGAGGACTATCCTTCAATAGTAAAACCTTTACCAAGATGTTGCAAAGTTGTCCACATCAGTGTGACCGTCATAAAGTCATTCTGGAAGCTGAAGAAAGATATAAAAAGGAACTTCGCCAATCAGCTGTTTGTAACAACAGTAGATATGTAACTCATGAGA
- the TERB1 gene encoding telomere repeats-binding bouquet formation protein 1 isoform X11, producing the protein MENQKVQKKQCDMKTDLNLLLECLKYQMDCPVSQKEALITIYSICQQNSEASEYFREIGGLMFINDLAKSSVHCIVKEAALFTLGIIIESNVYCQQTLCTSALFEDLILLLMNKDSGVNLKRMSVYVILVLVSNNKSGQTYVRDTGCIGLLLRLFRTTLSTSEMNLSGENTNECYQLWSSVCSALCACVNNPQNEDNQNICCSVFPYAREWLESCTEPEIVRPICSFVGLTVANNSYVQKYFVSVGGLDTLAKVLINLMHDSSMSHSSTKLAVVVTKTLDACIANDSAMGVVLTKYHTVSELLKLLSNDTLDTGEKISIILTIGHCTEVCEENQRELLQNNGLPLMIQVLTESQDEELNKAATFVLQNCKQMTEQLSLKINDNSLNVNNAEELDVQVRKRSLQDYWKKAKEIFHRINLIEKEHSEEAVQGRVFVGRSSEANIEASKYHEVNPADSKTYTERTHKEIHCRQLTSELDDQVLAPSVDSSPLKNEIMNTMDPVNASTRQSEQSNIPCSVNELQTDSVLQSHNINEKTACVKNQFILQVSEHLFKQPAEIVKNMKQTCRPDQHSFYSEINKEEKSTSTTSASHKTADLRCLGCTARGLSFNSKTFTKMLQSCPHQCDRHKVILEAEERYKKELRQSAVFF; encoded by the exons ATGGAAAATCAAAAGGTGCAGAAAAAACAGTGTG ATATGAAAACAGATCTGAACTTACTCCTTGAATGCCTTAAATACCAGATGGACTGCCCTGTATCTCAGAAAGAGGCTTTGATCACTATTTATTCAATTTGTCAACAAAACA gTGAAGCAAGTGAATATTTTCGAGAAATTGGTGGTTTGATGTTTATAAATGATCTTGCAAAGTCAAGTGTTCATTGCATAGTAAAGGAAGCAGCTTTGTTTACATTAGGAATTATAATAGAGAGTAATG tTTATTGTCAACAAACTTTGTGTACCTCTGCATTGTTTGAAGACCTCATTTTATTGCTAATGAATAAGGATTCTGGTGTGAACTTGAAAAGAATGTCTGTTTATGTCATCTTAGTACTGGTTTCAAATAACa AAAGTGGGCAAACCTATGTCAGAGATACAGGCTGCATTGGTCTTCTGCTACGGTTATTCAG AACAACACTTTCCACATCTGAGATGAATCTGTCAGGTGAAAATACTAATGAGTGCTATCAGCTGTGGTCTTCAGTCTGCAGTGCTCTCTGTGCTTGTGTTAACAATCCTCAGAATG aaGATAATCAAAACATTTGCTGTTCAGTTTTTCCATATGCCAGAGAGTGGCTCGAAAGTTGCACAGAGCCTGAGATAGTTCGTCCTATTTGTTCATTTGTTGGTCTCACAGTTGCAAATAACT catatgtgcagaaatattttgtttctgttggaGGATTGGATACATTAGCTAAAGTTCTCATCAATCTTATGCATGATTCCTCTATGAGTCACTCAAGCACAAAACTTGCAGTAGTGGTAACAAAGACTCTGGATGCCTGCATTGCTAATGACT CTGCCATGGGTGTTGTCTTGACAAAGTATCACACTGTGTCAGAGCTACTGAAGTTGCTGTCCAATGACACTCTGGATACTGGAGAAAAAATTAGTATTATTCTAACAATTGGGCACTGTACTGAAGTTTGTG aagaaaaccaGCGTGAACTGCTCCAGAACAATGGTCTTCCACTTATGATTCAGGTATTAACTGAGTCTCAGGATGAGGAACTAAACAAAGCTGCTACTTTCGTGCTACAAAACTGCAAACAAATGA ctGAACAATTGTCCCTGAAAATAAATGATAATTCATTAAATGTGAACAATGCAGAAGAGTTGGACGTGCAGGTCAGAAAAAGAAGTCTACAAGActactggaagaaagcaaaagaaatttttcacagAATAAACTTGATTGAAAAAGAACACAGTGAG GAAGCAGTACAAGGAAGAGTATTTGTAGGCAGATCTTCAGAAGCCAATATTGAAGCATCAAAGTACCATGAAGTGAATCCTGCTGATTCAAAAACTTATACAGAAAGAACacataaagaaatacattgtCGACAGTTAACCTCTGAGTTAGATGATCAGGTTCTTGCTCCATCTGTAGATTCTTctccactgaaaaatgaaataatgaacaCTATGGATCCAGTAAATGCTTCTACTAGACAAAGTGAACAGAGTAATATTCCATGTTCAGTTAATGAACTGCAAACAGACAGTGTACTTCAAAGCcacaatataaatgaaaaaactGCTTGTgtaaaaaatcagtttattctTCAAGTAAG TGAACACTTATTTAAACAACCAGCAGAGattgttaaaaatatgaaacagaCATGCAGACCAG ATCAACATTCATTCTACTCAGAGataaacaaggaagaaaaaagtacttCAACTACATCTGCATCCCATAAAACGGCAGATTTAAGATGTTTAG gttgtACAGCACGAGGACTATCCTTCAATAGTAAAACCTTTACCAAGATGTTGCAAAGTTGTCCACATCAGTGTGACCGTCATAAAGTCATTCTGGAAGCTGAAGAAAGATATAAAAAGGAACTTCGCCAATCAGCT